The genomic stretch GTACCGCTCCAGGGTGAGGCGAACCGCTAACCGGGAGGCCCGCTGCGCCCGCTCCTGCGCGGCCAGTTGCTGCTGACTGAAGCGCACATCGGCCAGGGCTGTTTCTACCTCCTGAAAGGCCACTAAGGCCCGCTGCTGGTAGTCGGCGGCCAGGGCCTGGTAGCGTGCTTCGACTACCTGCTGAGTAGCGCGGTTGCGTCCACCATTGAAGATGGGTATGGACACCATACCGCCCAAGTAATAGGTATAGTTGGCGCTGACTTTGGGCAGGTCAGCTAGTTCGGCACTCTGCGGGCCGATACTGCCATTAAAGGAGACTGCCGGCAGGCGGGCGAGCCGGGCAACGTCCCCGCGCGCACCAGCGGCAGCCAGCTGTCGTTCGGCCCGATACAGGTCGGGGCGGCGCGTGAGCAGGGCCGCCGGCAAGGTGAGCGGAACAACTGGTACCGCTACCACGCCGGGGCGGGGCGCCACCGTGAAGGCACTGGCTGGTTGCCCTACAGCCGTGGACAAGGCATTCTCCAGCCCGGCACGCTGGCGCTGCACATCCAGTAGGGTAGCCTCCACCAGGGCCAGCTCGCTTTCGGCCCGGCGCACGGCTATTTCGTTATCGACACCGGCTTTAAAGCGGGCCTGGGTTAACAACAGGCTGCGCTGCCGGTCCTGGCGGGTGGTGTCGAGCACGGCGGCATCGGCATCGAGGGCCCGCAGGCCAAAGTAATACGTGGCCGCATCGGTGGTGAGCGTGAGCTGCACGACGCGCAGGTCCGCTTCGACAGCCTGGGCATCGGCCCGGGCCGCCCGCACGTCGCCGCGCAGCCGCCCCCACACGTCGGCCTCGTAGCTTACGTTGAGTGGCACATAGTATTGTGTCTGCACCACGCCCCGGCGGTTGGTGGCTCCGTCCCCGAGGGCAAAGGGAATGGGCCGCAGACCGGAAAGGCGGGTGCGGTAGGCCTGCGGATCAAGCGTGATGTCGGGCAAACGGTACGAATTGGCAATGCGCACAGAAGCCCGGGCTTCCTCCACCCGGGCCGCCGCCGCCCGCATAGTAGGGCTGGCGGCCAGGGCCTGCTCTTCCAGCTTGTTGAGTTCCGGATCAGCAAATACTTCCCACCAGGCGGGCAGGCTAGCAGGCTGGTCGGCCGCGACCGGGGCCACCGTAGGCGTCAAGGGCTGCGCAACTGGAGTAGGAGAGGGGGGCGACGCATTTTTCCAGGCCGCCGGCACGGCTACATCGGGCCGCTGATAGCCGGGGCCACGCACACAACCTATCAATAGACTGGTAAGGCCACCTAAAATCAGCACTGCCAAGCGGCCAACATATGGCTTCTGCCCCCGGAAGTGCCTCGCAGAGTCATAGCGTCTGTGCTTCATGGCTTCGTAGCAGGTTTTTGCGCCTCGCTGGACTTGGACGTTGCGGCGGGCGGGCGAGGCTCATCAACGGGCAGCGACACGCGGGGCCGGTCCGGATCATAGAGCGGCTCGGGCCCTTTGGGCTTGTCTTTATCCTCGCCCTGGCCTTTCTTCTCGTCCTTGCCCGATTCGGCCTGCCGTACTTCCACGGCCAGTCCGTCGCGCAGGGCTTCGCTGGGGTTGATGACCAGCAGCTCCCCACCTCGCAGACCCTTGCTCACCTCAATCTGGTCCCCAAAATCCCGGCCTGGCTCAATGGTCTGGAAATACACCTTTTTATTGCGTACTACCACTACCTTCGACTCCAGGCCACTAGGCACCAGCGCGTTAGCCGAAATAATAACACCCGGGTTGGCTTGCGGGAGCTGAAAGCGAACCAGGGCAAAGATGCCGGGCTTGAGCTCATCCTTGGGGTTGGGTATCTTAACTTCCGTCAGCAGGGTGCGGGTATCGGTGGCCAGGGCCCCTGAGTTGCGGGATACGCGGCCGGGAAAGGGCCGGTCCGGAAACTCGGGGACGATAAAATCGGCCAGCAGGCCGGGGCGGATGCTGGGGACGTAGTTCTGGGGCACGTTGACAAAGGCGCGCAGCGTATCGGTTTGCTCGAGCTTGAAGAGCTGGCTGCCCTCGGCATTGCTGGTCGAAACCAGAGCGCCAACTTCCACCCCCCGCTCCGTGACAATACCACTGAACGGGGCCGTGACGCGCCGAAAGCTGCGCTGGGCCAGCAACTGGTTGAGGATGGCGCGCTGGGCGTCGTACTGGGCCCGTCCCTGGTCGAGCTCCTGGCGGGAAATGGCTCCCGGCAGCTCAATGCTGCGCAGGCGGTTGTAGCTGCTGCGGGCCAGCTCCTGGTTGGCGCGGGCCTCGGTGACGCGCTGGTCCAGCTCGGGCGTGGCAATGAGGGCCAGCAACTGCCCTTCTCGCACCCGGGCACCAATGTCGGCGTACCAGGCTTCCACGTAGCCGTCAGTGCGGGCAAAGAGGTAGGTTTCCCGGTTGGCGCGGGTGTTGGCCGGTAGTTCCACACGGGTGGTGTCGGGGCCTTTTTTGGCCGCTAGCACCTGTACTACCGGCTTGGCAATGAGCATGGCCCCGGCCGCTTTCTTGCGGGCCCGGGCTTTCTGAATTCGCGGGAGGATGCCAACCAAAAGCAGCAGCACGAAAAAGCCCCCAATCCCGAGCAGGATAAATCCTAAGCGCCGCTTGCTGCGCGGCTTTTTAGCTCCGGGGTCTTGGTCTGCTCCCGCCTTTTCGTCTGATTTCTCGGGGTCATCTGGTTTATCGGGGTCTTCTGGTTTGTCGGTTGAATCCGGTGCCTGCTCACCCGCGGCAGGCGTATCGTCTTCCGCTTTCGGCTTCTCGTCTTGCTCGCCAAACCGCATGTGGTCCTTAATGGCCTGGTCAGGGTCGTTATGGTTTACGTTATCTGCCGGCGTTTTTGTCCGGTCCGTGCTTTCCGGCCGCTGGCCTGCTTCCCCCTGCGGGTCTTGGCGGCCGGATCCGGTTGATGAGGCGGCATCGTTGGCTTCCGGTTCGGCGGCAGTAGGCTTATCAGGTAGGTCAGGCATCAGGAAACGACACGGGTGGATAAAAGCAGGTAGCGGCAGATATTACGCGGCAACGCGTGCTACAGGCTGCGTAACAGGGACTTTTTTCTTAAGCAGGCTATACATGATGGGTACGAGCAGCAGGGTGGTGAAGGTGGCCAGCAACAGCCCGCCGATAACGGCGCGGGCCAGTGGCGCGTTTTGCTCCCCGCCCTCACCCAGCGCCAGCGACATTGGCAGCAGACCAATAATAGCCGCCAGGGCCGTCATCAGTACCGGCCGCAGGCGGGTGTAGCCCGCATCCAGAGCCGCATCCAGGGGGCTCAGGTCGGGGTCGGCTTCCAGCCGTTCGTTGGCGAAGCTGACCACCAGAATGCTGTTGGCCGTGGCAATACCGATGCACATAATGGCGCCCATCAGCGACGGTACGCTGAAAGTGGTCTGAGTCACGAACAGCATCCAGAGCATGCCCGACAAGGCCCCCGGCAGTGCCATGATAATGATAAAGGGCGTCAGCCAGCTTTGAAAGTTGACCACCATCAACAGGTAGAGCAGCCCGATGGCGCCTAGGAGCCCCAATCCCAGACCCAGAAACGAGGTGCGCATGCTTTCCACCTGCCCCCGAACCTCAATTTCACTGCCCTTAGGCACGTTCTTCTCCACTGACTTGATAATGTCGCGGATGTCCTGGCTGACCCCGCCCAGGTCGCGGCCTTCCACGCTGGCGTAAATGTCGAGCACGCGCTGAATATCATAGTCGCTAACCACAGCCGTGGCCTGCTCCCGACGGGTGGTCGTGAAGTTACCCAGCAGCTGGGCCTGGTCCTGGGTGGGTCCGGTGATACCAATATTCTTCACCGCATCGAGCGTAGCCAGCCGATTGGGCGGAGTTTGCACGGCCACCGTGTAGTTCACGCCCGACTCAGGGTTGAGCCACTGATTGGGGTCGGTCTGGGTGCTGGAGCTCAGGTTGACCAGCACGTTGTCGGCCACGTCGCTCTGGGAAAGGCCGGCCTGTTGAGCCCGCACCCGGTCCACATCCAGGCGCAACTGCGGGGTTTTGGTCTGGAATACAAAGGCATCGACTACTCCCGGCACGGCCGCAATCTTGGCCTGCAGGCGGCGGGCCAGCTTCTCGTTGTCTTCCACCGAGCGGCCGCTGATCTGCACGTCAATAGGAGCGGGCAGACCGAAGTTCAGGGTCTGGTTGACGATGTCGGCGGGCTGGAAGAAGATTTCCAGGTCAGGGTACTGTTGCTTGATGCGGCGACGGATTTCAATGATGTAGTCCTGGCTGGGGCCGTGCTTTTCCTTAAGGGCCACCAGGATTTCGCCGTCGCCAGGGCCAATGACGGGGTTGTCGCTCAGCAGCAGGTTGATGGGAATGTTGGGCAGGCCGATATTGGACAACACTAGGTCCAGCTCCTCGGCGGGTACCACCTGCCGGATAAGCTGCTCCACCTGCCGGAAGCGGCGCTCGGTTTCTTCGAGCCGGGTGCCGGTAGCCGTGCGCACGTGCAGGCGAATCTGGCCCGCGTCGACCTTGGGAAAGAAGTCCTGCCCAATAAACGGGTACAGGCAGCCCGATACCACGAACAACCCGGCAAAACAGCTCACGACCAGCTTGCGGTGGGCCAGCGACCAGCGCAGCGTATCGCCGTAGCCATCGCGCAGGCGGTTGAAACGCTTTTCGAACGCTACGTGGACGCGCCAGATCCAGCTTTTTTCGATACCATCGGCCGCTTTTTTCTCGTCCTCGCTCAGGGGAGCTTCCTGGGCTTCCTCGGCCGGCGTGTCGCGGGAAGCTTCCTTGTCCAGCTCGGCGGCCCGCAGCTGCTGCAGGCCTTTTTCGGCCTCACTCACGGGCTTACCATCCCGGATTTCTTCGCTGGGCACCCGCTCCGGCCCCTGCCGGTGGAAGATGGGCAGCTCCTTGCGCATAAACTGCATGGCCATGGTCGGCAGCAGGGTGCGCGAGAGAAAGTAAGACACAAACAGCACGATGATAACCGTCAGGGCCAGGGGCGTGAAGATGTCGGCGGCCACGCCCTGCAAAAAGAACACCGGCACAAACACGATGGCCAGCCCCATCGTGGACACCAGCGCCGGCAAAGCCACTTCGCTGGCGCTGTCGAGGATGGACTTCTTGACGCCCTTGCCCATGGCCATGTTGCGGTGCAGATTTTCCACTTCCACCGTCGCGTCGTCCACCAGATTACCGATGCTCATGGCCAGCCCGCTCAACGTCATGATGTTGAGCGTCTGCCCGCAGATGTACAGAATGATAATGGTCAGCAGCGCCGCCAGCGGGATGGACACCGTAATCATACCCGTGGACCGCCAGGAGCCCAGAAACAGCAGAATCATCAGCCCGGTGAGCACGGCTGCCGTCAACCCTTCCACTACGACCCCAGAAATAGCCGAGCGCACGAAAAAGGACTGATCGAAGAGCAGCTTCACGTCCAGGCCCGGCGGGGCCGTACCGATAACCCGCGGCAACTCCTCTTTGATGCCCTCAATAACATCCAAAGTGCTGGAAATGCCGCTTTTGAGAATGGGAATGACGGCCGTGCGTTTGCCGTCCTGCCGGACAATGTTGTTTTGCACGGCCGAGCCCTCGTGCACGAAAGCCACATCGCGGATGTACACCGGCACGCCGTTCACGGTCTTGATGGGCAGATCGTTGAGCGTGCCGATCATCTCGGGGCTGCTGTTGAGGCGCACGTCGTATTCCCGGTCGCCGATTTTGGCTACGCCGGCGGGCAAAATCACGTTTTGGTTGAGCAGCGTGTTCACCACGTCGTTGCCCGAGAGGCCTTTGCCGGCCAGGGCCTCCGGGTTCAGGTCCACCATGATCTGCTTGCGCCGGCCGCCGTTGGGCACCAGCAGCGAAGCGCCTTTCACTACGGCCAGCCCAGGCCGGATAAACGAGCTGCTGGCGTCATAAAGGTCCGACTCACCCAAAGACTCAGAGCTGAGACTGGCCTGGGCGATGGGCACATTGGAGGCCGAATACCGGATGATAAGCGGGGCTCCGATGCCCTGAGGCAGACCACGCAGGATGGTGGCCGTCACGGCCGTCAGCTGGGCCACACCGGCTTCGGGGTCGGTACCGGGCTGGAAGAACACCTTAATGAGCCCCACGCCCTTAATGGAGCGCGACTCCAGGTGCTCGATGTTGTTGACAGTAGTGGTGTAGATGCGTTGGTTGACGTTGAGCACGCGCCTGTTCATTTCCTCCGCGCTCATGCCCTCGTAGCGCCACACAACGCCCACCACCGGAATGTTGACCTCGGGGAAGATGTCCACCGCCATCCGCATGATGGTGGCCACGCCCGCTGCCAGAATAAGCAGGGCCATCACAATAAAGGTATAAGGGCGCGACAGCGCGATTCGGACTATCCACATAGTATCATCTTGGGCGGCACGCGTTTCCTCTGCGTTCTAAGATTATACGGTGGTCATATGGTTTAGGGCAAAGCTGGTGCAATGGGAGGCATGAGGCTTAAGTCCGAACCGGAGCCTACTTGTTTGCACCGGCGTCGATAAAAACCATGACCGCCTAAGCGCGAGTTCGAAACTCGTAGTATAGGGTTGCTGACCAACAGCCGTTTAGAGAGGCCGATCGGGGGCATCAAAGACGCTAAGCCTCTGCAGTTGTACGATTCCCCATTCGATATGCCAGTGGTAGGCAGCAGCACACGTTGGCGGCCTCGGGCATGGCTAAGGGCTGCTTGACGCGGGCTGGTACGCGCTTTTTCAGGCGCCGAGGCAGGTTCAGCGCCAGTGCCCGGTAAATACGCAGCGTGCGTTTATGGTTGGTTACCAGTCCGTTTCTGCGCAAGCGGTGGTGCAGCTTCCAGAAACCCCAGCCCGGATGCCGTCCACTTAACGCCCGCAGGGCCTGCTGCACGGGCTCGTCCTTGCACCTGTGTGCCACCGGGTGGTAGCTGCCACGCGCGAGTCCCACCAGGGCACACGCCCGGCGCTGGCTCCAGCCGTTACTCACTAAGCCCTGCGCTGCCTGGTGCCGGGCCGGAGGGCTACTTACATTTTTCGCAGTATCTCCTCGATAGCCTGATTCTCCAGACTTAAGTCGGCGAACATTTGCCTGAGCTTGCGATTCTCTTCTTCCAATTGCTTGAGCCGGGTTAACTCCGCGACGCTGGCCCCGGCATACTTGCTTTTCCACTTGTAGAATGTCGCTTCGCTCAAGCCGTGCTCGCGCACAATCTGGGCGACGTTCTGCCCGCTAGCTTGCTGCTGTAAAATGGCCACAATCTGGGTCTCGCTGAATCGTTCTTTTTTCATTTCGCAGTCGTCAGGTAGTGAAAGTTGCGCCTTTCTCTACTCACTACTGGCACTCGATTTGGGGAAGCGGACACATCGGCCTCACTGGGCGCGACCAGGCCCTGCCACCGTTCGGTGTAGCACAGCAGCTCGTAGAGCAGGGTGGCAACGGGGTAGATGCCCAGTACGCCGTAAAAGGGGTGGGCGGCATCCGCCGCCTCGGCAAAGCACAGGCTGTGCAGCCGATACTGCGCCGAGCGGGCCAGGAGCCGGTGTTCCAGCCCCGGCGGAATCCAGACGTAGTGCCGGGCGGGCAGGTAGTAGGTGTGGCCGGGGGTTTCCACAAAGGCCAGTCCTTCCAGTACGTAGAGGAGCTGGCTTTTCTGGTGCTGGTGCAGCGGAAAGCTATTTTCAGTGCGCTCGTGTTGCACAAACATCGTGGCCGGGTCTTGGTCGATGGCGAGGTTTTGCTGGGTGAAGTCGGCCAGGTTGAGCATAAATTGGCTGTTTTGAGTAACTATCTGGCCAGCATACGCAAGTTTGCCACTGCGCTTTGCCCGACCTTTGCAGGTAGCGCCTAACCGGATGCCTGGTTGCCACGCGCCAGAGTTCCTTATAGGTTGTAATCATCTTACTGGCAGCCTGTTGTGCGTTTTTTCGCAACCTGCCCAGTAAGTTGACCACGAACGTATAAATCAGCCTACGATGATGAATGAAACAACCGCCGCCGTTACGTCCCGCAACATCCTGGTGCTGGGAGCCGGCGAGCTCGGCCTGCCCGTGCTGCGCAACCTGGCGCGCCGCGCCAAGGACGTGACAGGCGCCAAAATCAGCGTACTGCTGCGCGGCAGCGCGGTCGAGTCCGAGGAGCCGGTCAAGCAGCGGCCTATTGCCGAAATCCGGGACCTGGGCATTGAAATCGTGCTGGGTGACCTCGTGCAAAGCTCGATTGAGGAGCTCGCCACGCTGTTTGCCCGGTACGACACGGTGCTTGGCTGCGTCGGCTACGCGGCCGGCATCGACACGCCCATGAAGCTGGCGAAGGCCGCCCTGCAATCGGGCGTGCCCCGGTATTTTCCCTGGCAGTTCGGGGTCGATTTCGAGGTAATTGGCCGCGGCGGCCCGCAGGACATCTTCGACGCGCAGCTGGACGTACGGGAGCTGCTGCGGGCCCAGACCGCGACCGAGTGGGTGATCATCTCGACCGGCATGTTCATGAGCTACCTATTTGAGCCCGAGTTTGGGGTGGTTGACCTGGCCAACAGCGAAGTGCATGCGCTGGGTAGCCTCGATACCGCCGTTACGCTGACGACGCCGGACGATATCGGGATGCTGACCGCCGAGATTATGTTTGCCGAACCGCCCATCCGCAACGAGGTGGTGTTTCTGGCCGGCGATACCGTGACCTACGGCGAGGTGGCCGACAAACTGGCGGCGGCGCTCCATCGCCCGTTCGGCCGTTCGGAATGGACGGTGCCGTTTTTGATGAAAGAGCTGGCCCGCGACCCGCAAAATATGATGCGCAAGTACCGCGCTGCCTTTGCCCAAGGGCGCGGGGTGGCCTGGGACAAGGCGGGGACGTTCAACCAGCGCCACGCCCTGCCGGTCACCGATGTCGCCACGTGGATTGATGCCAACCTCGGCCTTGGTTAACTGGGTAGTCCAAAGGGTAACCAGGGAGCTTGCCAGTAGCGTTTGCCGGGTTTAGGACTGTCTTTCATGACAATCGAAAGATGAGACCCTATTCTGTCTCCCCTGGCTAGACCACCTCAGCTGGCGGTGGGCCCGCTCTGGCGTCCTGCCCGTGCCTGAGTCCGGCGGCCGGCATGCAGAGCAGGCTTCGGCCGCCGCGCCCTGCTTCAGAACTGTGGCCAGGGTTTCACGAAAGGGCCGCCTGCCCGGGGCTAGCGGCGGCCGGCGAAGAACTCCAGCACGGTCCGGTTGAACTCCTCGGTTACCTCCGTGGGCGCTTCGTGCCCGGCTTTCCGGAAGATCTTCAGCGTGGCGCGGGGCAGCTTGGCGGCTATCAGGGCCGTGTGCTCCCGCCTGACGATGTCGTTCTCGCCCGCCATCACCAGCACTGGTACTTTGATCTGGGCCAGCGCATCCGGCGCAATGTGCGGCTCGGTGAGCAGCAGGTTTTTCAGCCGGTACTCCATATCCGCCTCCGTCACGCCGCGGCCTTTCATCTCCGTCAGCTGCCGGCGCAGCTGCGCGTTCAGCTTCGGCGACACCGATTTGTCGTCGTTGTAGAGCACTGCCGCCATCGAGGCCAGCTGCCGGACCTTGCGCGGGTGCCGCATGGCTAGCAGCAGGCCGATGTTGCCCCCGTCGCTCCAGCCCAGCACGCGGGCGCTGTCCACGCCCAGTACATCCAGCAACGCGGCCGCATCGTCGGCAAACAGCTCGTAGGTGAGCCGGGTGGTGTCGGCCTGCGAGCTGCCCTGGCCCCGGCTGTCGAGCGCAATCACCTGGTAGCTTTTGGCCAGCTCCGGAATCTGCTGGCTGAAGGCGTTGATGGACGAGTTATTGCCGTGCAGTAGCAGCAGCGGCTCGCCCGCACCGTATAGCTCGTAATAGAGCCGTACGCCGTTTACGGTGGCGTACCGGCCCCGCCGCGTGTTGTCGCCGTACACCTCTGATTCCGCCCGGGAGTTATCAATCAGCAGCGACTGCCGGCCGGACCGTGCTTTGTCCGTAGTCAGCCGGACGTTGGCCATCTCCTTGTAATCCCCCACATACCAGGGCCGGAGCGTATCGGCCTCAAAGCCCGCGTTGCCCAGCGGCATGCTGACCGTTTTGCCTTTGCTGGTGATGAGCAGCTCGAAATCATCGAAATAATACCGGCCCCGGCCGGAAAAGAACATGCCCACCGACAGCTTATTGGCCTGGCCGTCAATCCGCCCGGAAACCGACAGCGCAGTCCAGGCCCCGGGCTTGTAGCTCTCCATGCCGTACCTATCGAAGTGGGACTTGATGGTCTTCTTGTCCAGCGAGGCCACGGCGCAGGCAATGGCGCCGCCATGGCGCGCCTTGTCCTCAATCAGCACCTGGCCGCGCACCTCAAACGTGGCGTTCGGATAAGCGGCCACGTCAACCGTCTGCAGCAGATAGGATAATTTTTCCTGGGCCCGGGCGGCTAGGGCCATACTCAGCAGCACAAGCAGGAGTAGGGGTTTTCTCATGGTAGCGGGATAGGTAGTAGAAACCAGTAAAAGCAATAAGTGACACAGAATAAGCAGGCGGAAATATAGGAAAAGCAACTGCTTTAAATCCGGGCGCGGGCGCGGGCTGTTGTCCAGGGCCGCGCTTTTACGCCGCGGGGAAAGGTCTGCCGGCCGGCAGTGCGGCACCCTGCTCGGCCGGCCCGCCGCTTACCGGCTAACCAAGAACCGGGTCTTTTCCCAGCCCAGGCCCGTGAAGAAGGTCAGGAAGTAGACGCCGGTGGGCAGATGATCCACCCGCAGCGCCGCCTGGTGGCGCACCGGGGCCGCGCGCAGCAGCACCTTACCCGCCGCGTCGGTGACGAACAGCTCCTGCACTTCGCCTTCCAGCTCCACGTGCAGCACGTCGGCGGTGGGGTTGGGGTAGCACGACCAGGCGTAGCGCCGGCCGGGCCGGGTGGCGGGGGCCGCCGTGGTGTCGCGGGCGGCCGTGTCGCGGGCGGCCGTGTAGCGGCCGGAGAGCGTGCCGGGCCGGCGGCCGGCAGATTCGGCCGGCACTTGGCAGTCGGTGGTGGCGGCGTAGCGGCCGATGATCTTCACCAGCAGGGCGTTGAGCTGCTCCACCTCGAACCGGTCGGTGGTGGGCTTGAGGTGGGCGTTGCCCACGCCGCTGTCGTCGGTGAGAAACACGTAGGTGCCGTTGGTGGCCAGGGCCAGGGCGCGCAGCAGGTACTCAGTGCTTTTGTCGATGCCGCTGGCAGCCACGGGAATCAGGCGGATGCCCTGGGCGGCGGCTTTGCGCACCGAGCGCTGCAGCGAGGCCAGCACCTGCGGGTTTTCGTGGGGCGGGGCGTCCAGAATCAGAAACAGCAGCCGCGCCCGGGCCTCGGGGGCCCAGGCCAGCTCGTTGATGGCCACATCCAGGGCCTGGTCGACCGCCTCGGGAAAGTCGCCTCCGCCGCTGGCCTGCTGGGCGCGCATGAAGTTTAGGGTCTGGCCCAGGTTGGCGCTCAGGTTGGTGTGGCGGGTCAGGTACTCGTCGCCGGCGTCGCGGTAGAACACGCTGCCCACGTTGAGCGTGACGCCGGTCAGCGAGTCGCGCACCTGGCCGATAACGTCCTCCAGCTCGGCCTGCAGGTAGCGGATCTCGTCGCCCATCGAGCCGGTGGCGTCCACCACGAAGGCCACGTCCACCACGGCCGGCGTGCGGCAGGGCCGCGGCACCCGGATGGTGTTGAGGCCCTGCTGAAAGCGGGTGGGCTGACGCACGGTGTAGGTCTGCCCGTCCACCACGGCCTGCAGGCTGGCCACCTGCCCAGGGGCCGCGGCCGGCTTGGCCGTGAACAGGTTGCTCCAGAGCTCACACCGGCCGGTGTTGTCGGTGCGGGCCTGCCAGAGCAGCGAGTCGCGCTGGTCCTTGAGCTGCACGGCAGCCCCCACCACGGGGTAGCCGTCCTCGGTCAGCAGCTGGGCGGTGTAGCGCTCCAGAGGCCGGATGCGCCACTGCTCGCCCCAGCGGCTCAACTCCTGCCGGGCAATGTCGGGCCACAGGTGCCACTTGCCGAAGTCGTTGACTTCCCCGGCCGTCAGCACGCCCGCGCCGGTTTTCGGTCCCGAAGAGCTGGTTTCACGCTTGGCCCGGGTGCTCAGCTCGGCGCGGGCCGGGGCCGCCAGGGTGCTGGCTCCCCGGATCCGTACGCCCGGCACGGCGCCCGTAACCATAGTTGCGGCGGCGCTGACGCGGCTTTCGCCGGCCGGAGCAACACCAGTCACCACTACTTCGGAAAGGGCTCTGGTATCGGCTTCCAGCCATACCGTTACCGAGTCGGGCCGGCCGGCGAGGCTGATTTCCCGGAAAACATAGCCAATCGAGGACACGAAAAGGCACGGGGCGCTGCCCGAGACAACGAGCGTGAAGCGGCCCTGCGCGTTGGTGGAGACGCCGTTGGTGGTGCCCTTTTGCAGCACCGTGACCCCGGGCAGGGCCAGCCGGCTGGCTTTGTCGCGCACAATGCCCGAGACGGTGGTGGACTGGGCGGCGGCGCCCCGGAACAGGAGCAGCAGCAGAAGCAGCAGCGGAAGAGAGGTTTTCATGGCAGCAGGCGGGCTGGGTGAATCCCGCCAGGCCGGCTTCTTCCGGGAAGCCGCGCCCGGCGGGCCTGCCAGTCTGATGCCGCGCCGATGCCGTTTGCACACGGCCGTTGCCGGTTTTTTTCTGCCGCCGCCTGCGGCCCGGTTGCGCGGGCCGCAAAAAAGTAAGCCCGGCCCCGTGCGGCCGCCGGACAGGCGGCCGCACGGGGCCGGGCGGGGTGCGAGGGATACTAGTGCGCGGTGACGCGGACGCGGGCTTTGCGACGGGGCTTGCGGCGGGCCCCCATCTCGGCCAGCAGATCAACAACCAGCTGCACGGGGCTTTCCTGCATCTTCTCGGCCAGGGCCTCAATGGCGCTCAGCGACAGCCGCCCCGGGTTTTGCTGGGCATCGGTCAGCGACTCGGCCCCGATGCGCATCGTCCGGCACAGCTCACGCACGGTGAAGCCGGCCTTGCCGTCGGGGCGCGGGTGGTAGTGGATGATGCTGCTGAGCGTGCGCCTGGCGGCCGCCCGGGGCCGGGGCGCCGGGCCTGTGGACGCCTTCGCCTCGTCGGCCGGCACGTCGGCGTCCGCATCGGTGGCGGGCTGGGCGGGGCGGGCACCGTCCGGCCCCGACAGCGCCTCCAGATGCCGGGCCAGCCGGTGCAGGTCGTGCCAGTGCAGGAAGACCTGCTCGCCCTTCACCAGCAGATCGGGCTGCTGGCGCAGAAAGGCTTCCTCCAAGGTGGGCCAGCTCGGGTCGGGAAAGTACTGGGTGAGCCACTGCAGGGTGAAGCTCATGGCCTTGGCAATCAGCGGGGCCGAGGCCTGCCGGAAAGGAACGCGGGTGGGCGCGTCGGCGGCGGGAAGTCCGGTTTCAGTTGACATATGGGTAACGGTGGGGTTAGCGTTTGATAAGGAGGGTAAGCTGGGAAGGAGCGACGTCAGTCGGCCCGTCCGCGGGCCGGGTGGGTGCGGTCTTGGCTGCCGTGCAGCAATTCGTGCTCGTGCCAGTCC from Hymenobacter canadensis encodes the following:
- a CDS encoding cupin domain-containing protein, with product MLNLADFTQQNLAIDQDPATMFVQHERTENSFPLHQHQKSQLLYVLEGLAFVETPGHTYYLPARHYVWIPPGLEHRLLARSAQYRLHSLCFAEAADAAHPFYGVLGIYPVATLLYELLCYTERWQGLVAPSEADVSASPNRVPVVSRERRNFHYLTTAK
- a CDS encoding aromatic alcohol reductase; the protein is MNETTAAVTSRNILVLGAGELGLPVLRNLARRAKDVTGAKISVLLRGSAVESEEPVKQRPIAEIRDLGIEIVLGDLVQSSIEELATLFARYDTVLGCVGYAAGIDTPMKLAKAALQSGVPRYFPWQFGVDFEVIGRGGPQDIFDAQLDVRELLRAQTATEWVIISTGMFMSYLFEPEFGVVDLANSEVHALGSLDTAVTLTTPDDIGMLTAEIMFAEPPIRNEVVFLAGDTVTYGEVADKLAAALHRPFGRSEWTVPFLMKELARDPQNMMRKYRAAFAQGRGVAWDKAGTFNQRHALPVTDVATWIDANLGLG
- a CDS encoding alpha/beta fold hydrolase — encoded protein: MRKPLLLLVLLSMALAARAQEKLSYLLQTVDVAAYPNATFEVRGQVLIEDKARHGGAIACAVASLDKKTIKSHFDRYGMESYKPGAWTALSVSGRIDGQANKLSVGMFFSGRGRYYFDDFELLITSKGKTVSMPLGNAGFEADTLRPWYVGDYKEMANVRLTTDKARSGRQSLLIDNSRAESEVYGDNTRRGRYATVNGVRLYYELYGAGEPLLLLHGNNSSINAFSQQIPELAKSYQVIALDSRGQGSSQADTTRLTYELFADDAAALLDVLGVDSARVLGWSDGGNIGLLLAMRHPRKVRQLASMAAVLYNDDKSVSPKLNAQLRRQLTEMKGRGVTEADMEYRLKNLLLTEPHIAPDALAQIKVPVLVMAGENDIVRREHTALIAAKLPRATLKIFRKAGHEAPTEVTEEFNRTVLEFFAGRR
- a CDS encoding carboxypeptidase-like regulatory domain-containing protein; this encodes MKTSLPLLLLLLLLFRGAAAQSTTVSGIVRDKASRLALPGVTVLQKGTTNGVSTNAQGRFTLVVSGSAPCLFVSSIGYVFREISLAGRPDSVTVWLEADTRALSEVVVTGVAPAGESRVSAAATMVTGAVPGVRIRGASTLAAPARAELSTRAKRETSSSGPKTGAGVLTAGEVNDFGKWHLWPDIARQELSRWGEQWRIRPLERYTAQLLTEDGYPVVGAAVQLKDQRDSLLWQARTDNTGRCELWSNLFTAKPAAAPGQVASLQAVVDGQTYTVRQPTRFQQGLNTIRVPRPCRTPAVVDVAFVVDATGSMGDEIRYLQAELEDVIGQVRDSLTGVTLNVGSVFYRDAGDEYLTRHTNLSANLGQTLNFMRAQQASGGGDFPEAVDQALDVAINELAWAPEARARLLFLILDAPPHENPQVLASLQRSVRKAAAQGIRLIPVAASGIDKSTEYLLRALALATNGTYVFLTDDSGVGNAHLKPTTDRFEVEQLNALLVKIIGRYAATTDCQVPAESAGRRPGTLSGRYTAARDTAARDTTAAPATRPGRRYAWSCYPNPTADVLHVELEGEVQELFVTDAAGKVLLRAAPVRHQAALRVDHLPTGVYFLTFFTGLGWEKTRFLVSR